The following coding sequences are from one Brienomyrus brachyistius isolate T26 chromosome 2, BBRACH_0.4, whole genome shotgun sequence window:
- the LOC125720318 gene encoding protein phosphatase 1 regulatory subunit 26-like isoform X1 — MLLWTNYCPALQSNMLQKNITPAMVPHAECGAPGCSQTSGVAMCFEDSDSDVQGTGPSIPAKVEMIIDSLRSSLSSQDAVKGNEGPGPASHTLHRAASMVELNDVKAEEHSQHSDSSDSVDREIEEAIQEYLKEKYDKNRMAAVDLVQGSKKLSRKKVKRELKPNSNASLAANNKVRKTRDVDNKCVGIKRFSEHRLLNKNKGLGRGLVHKCCSSLEMTKRPANSGFHSHQEKYLFCSFDNDGIEEETQRYQAWENKAVVSHGTFKSLELKEESDFSTDDGIEEAIQRYKPEKQNQNAKVSQTLCKPLELKEDSESSSDDGIEEAIQRYKLEKQNQKDIGSQTLCKPLELKEDSESSSDDGIEEAIQRYKLEKQNQEDIGSQTLCKPLEETDSSSDDGIEEAIQRYKLEKQKEKAEHSQIFSSSLQLGKNPVEAIHHFKLKNQKMNQKRVTEKHKFSKKKNTQKNKEQMPISFRTDQFTGSETQMVLKKCSSKKRMEDLTTVPVTPVVSCPSQNMPLSRCNINNNSVSSTRNVPPVKSQIVASVNVNTSSGLIGAKAILDTSKTIMPATMNHMVTLSTSSVYRLSFLSRDSINSHDNNNNSSLDRGDNAAKEVSELHESDVGTQKQSCERTLSSSKKGAIPEQQNKANLSHNKKMRLSLSRKRKMKKDFHMEQRSQHMSLVLGHTNNGSLTSISTSSSNTLEDFGLKHTANTEEGVKKNGKKDSLHMKENTQKISKSHKEDCAVLNKSGIISYRREDTGELDEDKSSSLESDEELHTAIKDLLKSKKKAMDTGLKSKKSVSFGTVQLCRSDGNISDEGTPAESNTRYFEPAKSCISKNVKLARKQKLISNRRLKRKMNQGSIERLDGEMITEKEVQTGTTMYGTASSNQDIEKDCKSLDSDDRMEHDISGLLVKKERISKEITKVVEPYRISTRLFAHSLAAKELHLESQLPDSQGSAKVQCSTEAQNSIATSQYFSVTEQPVSVEERVPQNMSVDLRGRSKFWTNNNSYVKTEATEHTFKNDQPNEAIELKPERTVKRSPLVPSAVKGNNKLAESKCLSSAVAEKTLPQSHDQNLFHTDSLNSIDAEEIQLTNASDSPAQSDINNCNSNNLVNTCHHPQDAPADASSQLPAFNPPTHLDRCLGQMRQGTQVQVPDPTLLKNVVHVVENRSMSVDLSTHGANNVPARDRVLVVADESGNPERNVEQMKVEEQNMISDAETDYVDETDSESDERKEASQSSGEKKLRHRLFLTTAIDPGMKFTTYIALNTLQRHEKYIKARTLAFTADQQTVKMKLPAACVKPNTEKEQQKHNGGMSVNVKTFYAKTAPLQINKGQPIKGKLSFTSIN, encoded by the exons ATGCTATTGTGGACTAACTACTGTCCAGCTCTTCAAAGTAATATGTTACAGAAAAATATTACACCTGCAATGGTGCCACATGCAGAATGTGGAGCTCCTGGGTGTTCACAGACCTCTGGTGTGGCCATGTGCTTTGAAGACTCGGACAGTGATGTACAAGGCACTGGCCCATCAATTCCTGCAAAGGTTGAGATGATCATTGACAGCCTGAGAAGCTCCCTGTCCTCCCAGGACGCTGTCAAGGGGAATGAAGGACCAGGGCCAGCTAGTCACACTCTGCACAGGGCGGCATCTATGGTTGAGCTAAATGATGTTAAAGCAGAGGAGCATAGCCAGCACTCAGACAGCAGTGATTCGGTGGACAGAGAAATTGAGGAAGCTATTCAAGAATACTTGAAGGAAAAGTATGATAAGAATAGAATGGCAGCTGTTGATTTGGTGCAGGGGTCCAAAAAACTCAGTAGAAAAAAAGTGAAGCGTGAACTCAAGCCAAATAGCAATGCAAGCCTCGCTGCAAACAACAAAGTCCGGAAAACGAGGGATGTGGATAATAAATGCGTTGGGATTAAAAGATTTTCTGAGCATCGtttgttaaataaaaacaaaggacTCGGTAGGGGTTTGGTCCACAAATGTTGCTCTTCTCTAGAAATGACTAAACGTCCTGCAAACTCAGGTTTTCATTCTCACCAGGaaaaatatttgttttgctCCTTTGACAATGATGGCATTGAAGAGGAAACTCAGAGATATCAAGCTTGGGAAAATAAGGCAGTGGTTTCACATGGTACCTTTAAATCTTTAGAGTTAAAGGAAGAATCTGACTTCAGCACTGATGATGGGATTGAAGAGGCGATTCAGAGATACAAGCCGGAGAAACAAAACCAGAATGCCAAAGTTTCACAGACACTCTGTAAACCCTTAGAACTAAAAGAAGACTCTGAGTCTAGCAGTGATGATGGGATTGAAGAGGCGATTCAGAGGTACAAGCTGGAGAAACAAAACCAGAAAGACATAGGTTCACAGACACTCTGTAAACCCTTAGAACTAAAAGAAGACTCTGAGTCTAGTAGTGATGATGGGATTGAAGAGGCGATTCAGAGGTACAAGCTGGAGAAACAAAACCAGGAAGACATAGGTTCACAGACACTCTGTAAACCCTTAGAAGAGACTGACTCCAGCAGTGATGATGGGATTGAAGAGGCAATTCAGAGGTACAAGCTGGAGAAACAAAAGGAGAAGGCCGAACACTCTCAGATATTTTCTAGCTCTCTGCAGCTCGGGAAAAACCCTGTAGAAGCCATTCATCATTTCAAGTTAAAGAACCAGAAAATGAACCAGAAAAGGGTAACAGAGAAACACAAGTTctctaaaaagaaaaacacgcaAAAGAACAAAGAACAAATGCCTATTAGTTTTAGGACAGATCAGTTCACAGGCTCTGAAACCCAGATGGTTTTAAAGAAATGCTCATCAAAGAAGAGAATGGAAGATCTGACGACTGTTCCAGTTACACCAGTAGTCTCCTGTCCCAGTCAAAATATGCCACTGAGCAGATGTAATATTAATAACAACAGTGTTTCTTCAACCAGAAATGTCCCACCAGTGAAGTCACAGATTGTAGCATCCGTTAATGTGAATACTTCTTCTGGGTTAATAGGTGCCAAGGCCATTCTAGACACTTCCAAAACCATCATGCCAGCAACCATGAATCACATGGTGACATTATCCACCAGCTCTGTTTACCGATTGTCATTCTTGAGTAGGGATTCCATAAATAGCCacgataacaataacaatagctCATTGGACAGAGGTGATAATGCTGCAAAGGAAGTCAGTGAATTACATGAATCTGATGTAGGAACTCAGAAGCAGTCATGTGAAAGAACACTGTCTTCAAGCAAAAAAGGAGCCATTCCCGAGCAACAAAACAAGGCCAACCTTTCCCATAATAAGAAGATGCGACTCTCCTTGTCTCGGAAAAGGAAAATGAAAAAGGATTTTCATATGGAACAAAGATCTCAGCACATGAGTTTGGTGCTTGGACACACAAACAATGGTTCGCTGACCAGCATATCAACAAGTTCATCAAATACCCTTGAAGATTTTGGTTTGAAGCACACTGCAAATACGGAAGAAGGCgtgaaaaaaaatgggaaaaaggACTCACTACACATGAAAGAGAATACTCAAAAAATATCAAAATCTCACAAAGAAGACTGTGCAGTTTTGAACAAATCAGGCATAATTTCATACAGAAGGGAAGACACTGGAGAACTGGATGAAGATAAGAGCAGTTCACTGGAAAGTGATGAAGAACTTCACACAGCAATTAAAGACTTGCTAAAAAGTAAAAAGAAGGCAATGGATACAGGGCTGAAATCCAAAAAGAGTGTTAGTTTTGGAACTGTGCAGTTATGCCGTTCGGATGGAAATATATCAGATGAAGGAACCCCTGCTGAATCAAATACGAGATATTTTGAGCCAGCCAAGAGCTGCATTTCAAAAAATGTCAAATTGGCAAGAAAACAGAAACTGATAAGTAACAGACGTTTAAAACGGAAAATGAATCAAGGCAGCATTGAGAGGCTGGATGGTGAGATGATCACAGAAAAGGAAGTGCAGACTGGTACCACAATGTATGGTACAGCAAGTAGCAATCAGGACATAGAGAAAGACTGCAAGTCTTTAGACAGTGACGACAGAATGGAGCATGATATCAGCGGGCTCTTAGTGAAGAAAGAGAGAATTTCCAAAGAAATAACAAAAGTTGTGGAACCATACAGGATTAGCACTAGACTTTTTGCTCATTCACTGGCAGCCAAGGAATTACATCTAGAATCTCAGCTGCCAGATTCTCAAGGAAGTGCTAAAGTTCAGTGCTCAACTGAAGCCCAGAACTCAATTGCTACATCTCAGTACTTCTCTGTAACAGAACAGCCAGTGAGTGTGGAAGAAAGGGTTCCTCAGAATATGTCCGTAGATCTGCGGGGACGCTCTAAGTTTTGGActaataataattcatatgtAAAGACAGAAGCGACTGAgcacacatttaaaaatgaccAGCCGAATGAGGCGATTGAGCTTAAACCAGAAAGGACTGTAAAGAGGAGCCCGTTGgtccccagtgcagtgaagggAAATAACAAATTGGCTGAAAGCAAGTGTTTGAGTAGTGCAGTAGCTGAGAAGACGCTGCCACAGTCACACGACCAGAATCTTTTCCATACAGATTCTCTTAACTCCATCGATGCTGAAGAGATACAGTTGACAAATGCTTCTGACTCCCCAGCTCAGTCTGACATAAATAACTGCAATTCAAACAATCTGGTAAACACTTGCCACCACCCTCAGGATGCCCCAGCTGATGCCAGTTCCCAACTGCCAGCCTTTAATCCACCTACACATCTGGACAGATGCCTGGGTCAGATGAGACAGGGCACCCAGGTTCAAGTGCCTGATCCTACATTGTTAAAAAATGTGGTGCACGTTGTGGAGAATCGGAGTATGTCTGTGGATTTGTCAACCCACGGGGCTAACAATGTTCCTGCGAGGGACAGGGTGCTGGTCGTAGCAGATGAGAGTGGGAATCCAGAAAGAAATGTGGAACAGATGAAAGTAGAGGAGCAGAACATGATCTCTGATGCTGAGACAGACTATGTAGATGAAACTGACAGCGAATCAGATGAGAGAAAGGAAGCTAGTCAGAGCTCAGGGGAGAAGAAATTGAGGCATAGATT GTTTCTGACTACTGCCATCGATCCTGGAATGAAGTTCACGACTTACATCGCCTTAAATACACTACAGAGGCATGAAAAATACATTAAGGCCAGGACTCTTGCGTTTACAGCAGACCAGCAG ACTGTTAAAATGAAGTTACCTGCCGCCTGTGTCAAGCCAAATACTGAAAAAGAGCAGCAAAAACACAATGGTGGCATGTCAGTTAATGTGAAGACTTTCTATGCAAAGACAGCTCCATTGCAG ATTAACAAGGGACAACCTATTAAAGGAAAACTCAGTTTCACATCGATTAACTG a
- the LOC125720318 gene encoding protein phosphatase 1 regulatory subunit 26-like isoform X2: MLLWTNYCPALQSNMLQKNITPAMVPHAECGAPGCSQTSGVAMCFEDSDSDVQGTGPSIPAKVEMIIDSLRSSLSSQDAVKGNEGPGPASHTLHRAASMVELNDVKAEEHSQHSDSSDSVDREIEEAIQEYLKEKYDKNRMAAVDLVQGSKKLSRKKVKRELKPNSNASLAANNKVRKTRDVDNKCVGIKRFSEHRLLNKNKGLGRGLVHKCCSSLEMTKRPANSGFHSHQEKYLFCSFDNDGIEEETQRYQAWENKAVVSHGTFKSLELKEESDFSTDDGIEEAIQRYKPEKQNQNAKVSQTLCKPLELKEDSESSSDDGIEEAIQRYKLEKQNQKDIGSQTLCKPLELKEDSESSSDDGIEEAIQRYKLEKQNQEDIGSQTLCKPLEETDSSSDDGIEEAIQRYKLEKQKEKAEHSQIFSSSLQLGKNPVEAIHHFKLKNQKMNQKRVTEKHKFSKKKNTQKNKEQMPISFRTDQFTGSETQMVLKKCSSKKRMEDLTTVPVTPVVSCPSQNMPLSRCNINNNSVSSTRNVPPVKSQIVASVNVNTSSGLIGAKAILDTSKTIMPATMNHMVTLSTSSVYRLSFLSRDSINSHDNNNNSSLDRGDNAAKEVSELHESDVGTQKQSCERTLSSSKKGAIPEQQNKANLSHNKKMRLSLSRKRKMKKDFHMEQRSQHMSLVLGHTNNGSLTSISTSSSNTLEDFGLKHTANTEEGVKKNGKKDSLHMKENTQKISKSHKEDCAVLNKSGIISYRREDTGELDEDKSSSLESDEELHTAIKDLLKSKKKAMDTGLKSKKSVSFGTVQLCRSDGNISDEGTPAESNTRYFEPAKSCISKNVKLARKQKLISNRRLKRKMNQGSIERLDGEMITEKEVQTGTTMYGTASSNQDIEKDCKSLDSDDRMEHDISGLLVKKERISKEITKVVEPYRISTRLFAHSLAAKELHLESQLPDSQGSAKVQCSTEAQNSIATSQYFSVTEQPVSVEERVPQNMSVDLRGRSKFWTNNNSYVKTEATEHTFKNDQPNEAIELKPERTVKRSPLVPSAVKGNNKLAESKCLSSAVAEKTLPQSHDQNLFHTDSLNSIDAEEIQLTNASDSPAQSDINNCNSNNLVNTCHHPQDAPADASSQLPAFNPPTHLDRCLGQMRQGTQVQVPDPTLLKNVVHVVENRSMSVDLSTHGANNVPARDRVLVVADESGNPERNVEQMKVEEQNMISDAETDYVDETDSESDERKEASQSSGEKKLRHRLFLTTAIDPGMKFTTYIALNTLQRHEKYIKARTLAFTADQQINKGQPIKGKLSFTSIN, encoded by the exons ATGCTATTGTGGACTAACTACTGTCCAGCTCTTCAAAGTAATATGTTACAGAAAAATATTACACCTGCAATGGTGCCACATGCAGAATGTGGAGCTCCTGGGTGTTCACAGACCTCTGGTGTGGCCATGTGCTTTGAAGACTCGGACAGTGATGTACAAGGCACTGGCCCATCAATTCCTGCAAAGGTTGAGATGATCATTGACAGCCTGAGAAGCTCCCTGTCCTCCCAGGACGCTGTCAAGGGGAATGAAGGACCAGGGCCAGCTAGTCACACTCTGCACAGGGCGGCATCTATGGTTGAGCTAAATGATGTTAAAGCAGAGGAGCATAGCCAGCACTCAGACAGCAGTGATTCGGTGGACAGAGAAATTGAGGAAGCTATTCAAGAATACTTGAAGGAAAAGTATGATAAGAATAGAATGGCAGCTGTTGATTTGGTGCAGGGGTCCAAAAAACTCAGTAGAAAAAAAGTGAAGCGTGAACTCAAGCCAAATAGCAATGCAAGCCTCGCTGCAAACAACAAAGTCCGGAAAACGAGGGATGTGGATAATAAATGCGTTGGGATTAAAAGATTTTCTGAGCATCGtttgttaaataaaaacaaaggacTCGGTAGGGGTTTGGTCCACAAATGTTGCTCTTCTCTAGAAATGACTAAACGTCCTGCAAACTCAGGTTTTCATTCTCACCAGGaaaaatatttgttttgctCCTTTGACAATGATGGCATTGAAGAGGAAACTCAGAGATATCAAGCTTGGGAAAATAAGGCAGTGGTTTCACATGGTACCTTTAAATCTTTAGAGTTAAAGGAAGAATCTGACTTCAGCACTGATGATGGGATTGAAGAGGCGATTCAGAGATACAAGCCGGAGAAACAAAACCAGAATGCCAAAGTTTCACAGACACTCTGTAAACCCTTAGAACTAAAAGAAGACTCTGAGTCTAGCAGTGATGATGGGATTGAAGAGGCGATTCAGAGGTACAAGCTGGAGAAACAAAACCAGAAAGACATAGGTTCACAGACACTCTGTAAACCCTTAGAACTAAAAGAAGACTCTGAGTCTAGTAGTGATGATGGGATTGAAGAGGCGATTCAGAGGTACAAGCTGGAGAAACAAAACCAGGAAGACATAGGTTCACAGACACTCTGTAAACCCTTAGAAGAGACTGACTCCAGCAGTGATGATGGGATTGAAGAGGCAATTCAGAGGTACAAGCTGGAGAAACAAAAGGAGAAGGCCGAACACTCTCAGATATTTTCTAGCTCTCTGCAGCTCGGGAAAAACCCTGTAGAAGCCATTCATCATTTCAAGTTAAAGAACCAGAAAATGAACCAGAAAAGGGTAACAGAGAAACACAAGTTctctaaaaagaaaaacacgcaAAAGAACAAAGAACAAATGCCTATTAGTTTTAGGACAGATCAGTTCACAGGCTCTGAAACCCAGATGGTTTTAAAGAAATGCTCATCAAAGAAGAGAATGGAAGATCTGACGACTGTTCCAGTTACACCAGTAGTCTCCTGTCCCAGTCAAAATATGCCACTGAGCAGATGTAATATTAATAACAACAGTGTTTCTTCAACCAGAAATGTCCCACCAGTGAAGTCACAGATTGTAGCATCCGTTAATGTGAATACTTCTTCTGGGTTAATAGGTGCCAAGGCCATTCTAGACACTTCCAAAACCATCATGCCAGCAACCATGAATCACATGGTGACATTATCCACCAGCTCTGTTTACCGATTGTCATTCTTGAGTAGGGATTCCATAAATAGCCacgataacaataacaatagctCATTGGACAGAGGTGATAATGCTGCAAAGGAAGTCAGTGAATTACATGAATCTGATGTAGGAACTCAGAAGCAGTCATGTGAAAGAACACTGTCTTCAAGCAAAAAAGGAGCCATTCCCGAGCAACAAAACAAGGCCAACCTTTCCCATAATAAGAAGATGCGACTCTCCTTGTCTCGGAAAAGGAAAATGAAAAAGGATTTTCATATGGAACAAAGATCTCAGCACATGAGTTTGGTGCTTGGACACACAAACAATGGTTCGCTGACCAGCATATCAACAAGTTCATCAAATACCCTTGAAGATTTTGGTTTGAAGCACACTGCAAATACGGAAGAAGGCgtgaaaaaaaatgggaaaaaggACTCACTACACATGAAAGAGAATACTCAAAAAATATCAAAATCTCACAAAGAAGACTGTGCAGTTTTGAACAAATCAGGCATAATTTCATACAGAAGGGAAGACACTGGAGAACTGGATGAAGATAAGAGCAGTTCACTGGAAAGTGATGAAGAACTTCACACAGCAATTAAAGACTTGCTAAAAAGTAAAAAGAAGGCAATGGATACAGGGCTGAAATCCAAAAAGAGTGTTAGTTTTGGAACTGTGCAGTTATGCCGTTCGGATGGAAATATATCAGATGAAGGAACCCCTGCTGAATCAAATACGAGATATTTTGAGCCAGCCAAGAGCTGCATTTCAAAAAATGTCAAATTGGCAAGAAAACAGAAACTGATAAGTAACAGACGTTTAAAACGGAAAATGAATCAAGGCAGCATTGAGAGGCTGGATGGTGAGATGATCACAGAAAAGGAAGTGCAGACTGGTACCACAATGTATGGTACAGCAAGTAGCAATCAGGACATAGAGAAAGACTGCAAGTCTTTAGACAGTGACGACAGAATGGAGCATGATATCAGCGGGCTCTTAGTGAAGAAAGAGAGAATTTCCAAAGAAATAACAAAAGTTGTGGAACCATACAGGATTAGCACTAGACTTTTTGCTCATTCACTGGCAGCCAAGGAATTACATCTAGAATCTCAGCTGCCAGATTCTCAAGGAAGTGCTAAAGTTCAGTGCTCAACTGAAGCCCAGAACTCAATTGCTACATCTCAGTACTTCTCTGTAACAGAACAGCCAGTGAGTGTGGAAGAAAGGGTTCCTCAGAATATGTCCGTAGATCTGCGGGGACGCTCTAAGTTTTGGActaataataattcatatgtAAAGACAGAAGCGACTGAgcacacatttaaaaatgaccAGCCGAATGAGGCGATTGAGCTTAAACCAGAAAGGACTGTAAAGAGGAGCCCGTTGgtccccagtgcagtgaagggAAATAACAAATTGGCTGAAAGCAAGTGTTTGAGTAGTGCAGTAGCTGAGAAGACGCTGCCACAGTCACACGACCAGAATCTTTTCCATACAGATTCTCTTAACTCCATCGATGCTGAAGAGATACAGTTGACAAATGCTTCTGACTCCCCAGCTCAGTCTGACATAAATAACTGCAATTCAAACAATCTGGTAAACACTTGCCACCACCCTCAGGATGCCCCAGCTGATGCCAGTTCCCAACTGCCAGCCTTTAATCCACCTACACATCTGGACAGATGCCTGGGTCAGATGAGACAGGGCACCCAGGTTCAAGTGCCTGATCCTACATTGTTAAAAAATGTGGTGCACGTTGTGGAGAATCGGAGTATGTCTGTGGATTTGTCAACCCACGGGGCTAACAATGTTCCTGCGAGGGACAGGGTGCTGGTCGTAGCAGATGAGAGTGGGAATCCAGAAAGAAATGTGGAACAGATGAAAGTAGAGGAGCAGAACATGATCTCTGATGCTGAGACAGACTATGTAGATGAAACTGACAGCGAATCAGATGAGAGAAAGGAAGCTAGTCAGAGCTCAGGGGAGAAGAAATTGAGGCATAGATT GTTTCTGACTACTGCCATCGATCCTGGAATGAAGTTCACGACTTACATCGCCTTAAATACACTACAGAGGCATGAAAAATACATTAAGGCCAGGACTCTTGCGTTTACAGCAGACCAGCAG ATTAACAAGGGACAACCTATTAAAGGAAAACTCAGTTTCACATCGATTAACTG a
- the pierce1 gene encoding piercer of microtubule wall 1 protein, whose product MDGEKPDLSAESGTTTPTTSDVYRVDKNLPGRFNNPNCFRGYSKKPAHPLYQTSNQTYGSKKPTVHEMPTTFNGTNRTFSEQKLKSGMYRDNGFNTSLDKSKVTGPNITAMYDKRPRRFCEYSCHDTVSSANKEN is encoded by the exons ATGGACGGAGAAAAGCCCGATCTCTCTGCGGAAAGTGGCACGACCACACCAACAACAAGTGATGTGTACAGAGTAGACAAAAACCTTCCCGGACGATTTAACAACCCGAACTGCTTTCGAGGATACAG CAAAAAACCTGCCCACCCGTTATATCAGACATCAAACCAGACTTACGGAAGCAAAAAACCGACTGTCCATGAAATGCCT ACAACCTTCAATGGGACTAACAGGACGTTTTCTGAGCAGAAACTCAAAAGCGGCATGTACAGAGATAATGGCTTCAACACATCTCTGGATAAAAGTAAAGTTACAGGACCCAACATAACGGCCATGTATGATAAGCGTCCCAGACGTTTTTGTGAATACAGTTGTCATGACACCGTCTCGTCTGCTAATAAAGAGAACTAA